One stretch of Streptomyces sp. A2-16 DNA includes these proteins:
- a CDS encoding glycosyltransferase, producing MTVKVSVVIAVYNPGKYVEDCITGLLRQSLTPDEFEVFFVDDGSTDETPARLDQLAAEHPHFHVIHQESSGWSGKPRNTGIEAAQGEYVMFVDHDDWLGDEALERMYDYGKANEADVVVGKMAGIGRPVPQELFRVNRPRATVSNAPLIDSLTPHKMFRREFLNEHNMRFKEGRRRLEDHVFVVEAYLRAKSVAVLGDYLCYYHITRDDGSNAGFQRFDPVGYFGNLREALDVVEELTEPGALRDKLFSRWLRNEMVERLRGQRLLKLPEDYAEELYTEIHKVVTERFGPGVVARLGLTQKVVAGLIFADRYQDIRTLAEWEAGIKPTGSLTSLEWQDGTLKVGFDSELQIDGEPMTFRRDGERRLLGLPLSDEALKALDDQGIKLDAPLAKSDVDLVVRHREDARQFYLPVTSELQEIAAGDGVFRQRISARAELDPETAASGAPLDKGIWDLHLRIKSCGWSKETRLGAVRGEDVEAGRLAALTGEPKRLVLPYWTDGPGNLSLDVDQHTNKLEGEAVAVMPPAEGTVEGSVVRLPLPLHVAATGGDSVQLRFERKNVGKYPADAALDGRTVTATLPLEKLTGMRWAVRVGVPSAARGERKWTRLPVDVVVDASGAAKVIDRHTPPAKSAAKKAAAPKKKATAPRPLWRRAAGRIKRALTNQKKG from the coding sequence GTGACGGTCAAGGTCAGCGTCGTCATCGCGGTCTACAACCCCGGCAAATACGTCGAGGACTGCATCACGGGCCTGCTCCGGCAGAGCCTGACCCCGGACGAGTTCGAGGTCTTCTTCGTCGACGACGGCTCCACCGACGAGACCCCGGCCCGCCTGGACCAGCTCGCCGCCGAGCACCCCCACTTCCACGTCATCCACCAGGAGTCCTCCGGCTGGTCGGGCAAGCCCCGCAACACCGGTATCGAGGCCGCCCAGGGCGAGTACGTCATGTTCGTCGACCACGACGACTGGCTGGGCGACGAGGCTCTGGAGCGGATGTACGACTACGGCAAGGCCAACGAGGCCGACGTCGTCGTGGGCAAGATGGCAGGCATCGGACGGCCGGTCCCGCAGGAGCTGTTCCGGGTCAACCGGCCGCGTGCCACGGTGTCCAACGCGCCGCTGATCGACAGCCTCACCCCGCACAAGATGTTCCGGCGGGAGTTCCTCAACGAGCACAACATGCGCTTCAAGGAGGGCCGCCGCCGACTCGAGGACCACGTCTTCGTCGTCGAGGCCTACCTGCGCGCCAAGAGCGTCGCCGTGCTCGGCGACTACCTGTGCTACTACCACATCACCCGTGACGACGGCTCGAACGCGGGCTTCCAGCGCTTCGACCCGGTCGGTTACTTCGGCAACCTGCGCGAGGCCCTCGACGTCGTCGAGGAGCTGACCGAGCCGGGCGCGCTGCGCGACAAGCTGTTCAGCCGCTGGCTGCGCAACGAGATGGTCGAGCGGCTGCGCGGCCAGCGCCTGCTGAAGCTCCCCGAGGACTACGCCGAGGAGCTGTACACCGAGATCCACAAGGTGGTCACCGAGCGCTTCGGACCCGGTGTCGTCGCCCGTCTCGGTCTCACCCAGAAGGTCGTCGCCGGGCTGATCTTCGCCGACCGCTACCAGGACATCCGCACCCTCGCCGAGTGGGAGGCCGGGATCAAGCCCACCGGCAGCCTCACCTCGCTGGAGTGGCAGGACGGCACCCTGAAGGTCGGCTTCGACTCCGAACTCCAGATCGACGGCGAGCCGATGACGTTCCGCCGTGACGGCGAGCGCCGGCTGCTCGGTCTGCCGCTGTCCGACGAGGCGCTCAAGGCCCTCGACGACCAGGGCATCAAGCTGGACGCCCCGCTCGCCAAGAGCGACGTCGACCTGGTGGTCCGGCACCGCGAGGACGCCCGGCAGTTCTACCTGCCCGTCACGAGCGAGCTGCAGGAGATCGCAGCCGGGGACGGGGTCTTCCGGCAGCGGATCTCCGCCCGCGCCGAGCTCGACCCCGAGACCGCGGCCTCCGGAGCCCCGCTCGACAAGGGCATCTGGGACCTGCACCTCAGGATCAAGTCCTGCGGCTGGAGCAAGGAGACCCGGCTCGGCGCGGTGCGCGGCGAGGACGTCGAGGCCGGTCGCCTGGCCGCCCTCACCGGCGAGCCCAAGCGGCTCGTGCTGCCGTACTGGACCGACGGTCCCGGCAACCTCTCGCTCGACGTGGACCAGCACACCAACAAGCTGGAGGGCGAGGCGGTCGCCGTCATGCCGCCCGCCGAGGGCACGGTCGAGGGTTCCGTCGTACGGCTGCCCCTGCCGCTGCACGTCGCCGCGACCGGCGGGGACTCCGTCCAGCTGCGCTTCGAGCGCAAGAACGTCGGCAAGTACCCGGCCGACGCCGCCCTGGACGGCCGTACCGTCACCGCCACGCTGCCGCTGGAGAAGCTGACCGGCATGCGCTGGGCGGTCCGGGTCGGTGTGCCGTCCGCGGCCCGCGGTGAGCGCAAGTGGACGCGGCTCCCGGTCGATGTCGTGGTGGACGCCTCCGGTGCCGCCAAGGTGATCGACCGGCACACCCCGCCCGCGAAGTCCGCCGCGAAGAAGGCGGCCGCCCCGAAGAAGAAGGCGACCGCGCCGCGCCCGCTGTGGCGCCGTGCCGCCGGGCGTATCAAGCGCGCCCTGACCAACCAGAAGAAGGGCTGA
- the obgE gene encoding GTPase ObgE — MTTFVDRVELHVAAGNGGHGCASVHREKFKPLGGPDGGNGGRGGDVILTVDQSVTTLLDYHHSPHRKATNGKPGEGGNRSGKDGQDLVLPVPDGTVVLDSQGNVLADLVGHGTSYVAAQGGRGGLGNAALASARRKAPGFALLGVPGDLQDIVLELKTVADVALVGYPSAGKSSLISVLSAAKPKIADYPFTTLVPNLGVVTAGETVYTIADVPGLIPGASQGKGLGLEFLRHVERCSVLVHVLDTATLESDRDPVSDLDIIEAELREYGGLDNRPRMVVLNKIDVPDGKDLAEMVRPDLEARGYRVFEVSAVAHMGLKELSFALADLVGRARAAKPKEEATRIVIRPKAVDDSGFTVVREEDGLFRVRGEKPERWVRQTDFNNDEAVGYLADRLNRLGVEEALMKAGARSGDGVAIGPEDNAVVFDWEPTVMAGAEMLGRRGEDHRFEAPRPAAQRRRDKQAERDEAAQEFDDFEPF; from the coding sequence ATGACCACCTTCGTGGACCGCGTCGAACTGCATGTCGCCGCGGGTAACGGAGGTCACGGCTGTGCCTCCGTCCACCGGGAGAAGTTCAAGCCGCTCGGCGGTCCCGACGGCGGAAACGGCGGACGGGGCGGCGACGTCATCCTGACCGTCGACCAGTCCGTCACCACGCTGCTCGACTACCACCACTCCCCGCACCGCAAGGCCACCAACGGCAAGCCCGGCGAGGGCGGCAACCGCTCCGGCAAGGACGGCCAGGACCTGGTCCTGCCGGTGCCGGACGGCACCGTCGTCCTGGACAGCCAGGGCAACGTCCTCGCCGACCTGGTCGGACACGGCACCTCGTACGTCGCCGCCCAGGGCGGCCGCGGCGGCCTCGGCAACGCGGCGCTGGCCTCCGCCCGCCGCAAGGCCCCCGGGTTCGCGCTGCTCGGCGTGCCCGGCGACCTCCAGGACATCGTCCTGGAGCTCAAGACCGTCGCCGACGTGGCCCTCGTCGGCTACCCGAGCGCCGGCAAGTCCTCGCTGATCTCGGTGCTGAGCGCGGCCAAGCCGAAGATCGCCGACTACCCGTTCACCACGCTGGTCCCGAACCTCGGCGTGGTCACCGCGGGCGAGACCGTCTACACCATCGCCGACGTGCCGGGCCTGATCCCGGGCGCCAGCCAGGGCAAGGGCCTGGGCCTTGAGTTCCTGCGGCACGTGGAGCGCTGCAGCGTCCTCGTGCACGTCCTGGACACCGCCACGCTGGAGTCCGACCGCGACCCGGTCTCCGACCTCGACATCATCGAGGCGGAGCTCAGGGAGTACGGCGGCCTCGACAACCGTCCCCGCATGGTCGTCCTGAACAAGATCGACGTACCGGACGGCAAGGACCTCGCCGAGATGGTGCGGCCGGACCTGGAGGCGCGCGGCTACCGCGTCTTCGAGGTGTCCGCGGTCGCCCACATGGGGCTGAAGGAGCTGTCCTTCGCGCTCGCCGACCTGGTCGGCAGGGCGCGGGCCGCCAAGCCCAAGGAGGAGGCGACCCGGATCGTCATCCGGCCCAAGGCCGTGGACGACAGCGGCTTCACCGTGGTCCGCGAGGAGGACGGCCTCTTCCGGGTGCGCGGCGAGAAGCCGGAGCGCTGGGTGCGGCAGACCGACTTCAACAACGACGAGGCCGTCGGCTACCTCGCCGACCGGCTCAACCGCCTCGGCGTGGAAGAGGCGTTGATGAAGGCGGGCGCCCGTTCGGGCGACGGCGTCGCCATCGGCCCCGAGGACAACGCGGTCGTCTTCGACTGGGAGCCCACCGTCATGGCGGGCGCCGAGATGCTCGGCCGCCGCGGCGAGGACCACCGCTTCGAGGCACCCCGGCCCGCCGCCCAGCGCCGCCGCGACAAGCAGGCCGAACGGGACGAGGCCGCCCAGGAGTTCGACGACTTCGAGCCGTTCTGA
- a CDS encoding glucose-1-phosphate thymidylyltransferase, with protein sequence MKALVLSGGAGTRLRPITHTSAKQLVPVANKPVLFYGLEAIAEAGISEVGIVVGDTADEIREAVGDGSQFGIKVTYIPQEAPLGLAHAVLIAQEFLGDEDFVMYLGDNFIVGGITGLVDEFRAERPDAQILLTRVPNPTSFGVAELDGDGRVVGLEEKPKQPKSDLALVGVYLFTPAIHEAVRSIEPSWRGELEITHAIQWLIDQKRDVRSTTISGYWKDTGNVTDMLEVNRSVLETVDPVNEGTVDDSSEIIGRVRIEAGASVSGSRIVGPAIIGAGTVVNDAYIGPFTSVSEDCRIEDSEIEYSIVLRGSSVTGVRRVEASLIGRDVEVTPAPRNPKAHRLVLGDHSKVQISS encoded by the coding sequence GTGAAGGCTCTCGTGCTCTCCGGGGGAGCGGGCACCCGCCTCCGCCCGATCACTCACACCTCGGCCAAGCAGTTGGTGCCGGTCGCCAACAAGCCCGTGCTGTTCTACGGCCTGGAGGCCATCGCCGAGGCCGGGATCAGCGAGGTGGGCATCGTCGTCGGCGACACCGCGGACGAGATCCGCGAGGCGGTCGGCGACGGCTCCCAGTTCGGGATCAAGGTCACCTACATCCCGCAGGAAGCACCGCTGGGCCTCGCCCACGCCGTGCTCATCGCGCAGGAGTTCCTCGGCGACGAGGACTTCGTCATGTACCTCGGCGACAACTTCATCGTCGGTGGCATCACCGGTCTGGTGGACGAGTTCCGCGCCGAGCGGCCCGACGCGCAGATCCTGCTGACCCGGGTCCCCAACCCCACCTCCTTCGGTGTCGCCGAACTCGACGGCGACGGCCGGGTGGTGGGCCTGGAGGAGAAGCCCAAGCAGCCCAAGAGCGACCTCGCCCTCGTCGGCGTCTACCTCTTCACGCCGGCCATACACGAGGCCGTCCGCTCCATCGAGCCGTCCTGGCGCGGCGAGCTGGAGATCACCCATGCGATCCAGTGGCTGATCGACCAGAAGCGTGACGTCCGCTCCACGACCATCTCCGGCTACTGGAAGGACACCGGCAACGTCACCGACATGCTGGAGGTCAACCGGTCGGTCCTGGAGACCGTCGACCCGGTGAACGAGGGCACGGTCGACGACAGCAGCGAGATCATCGGCCGGGTCCGGATCGAGGCGGGCGCCAGCGTCAGTGGCAGCCGGATCGTCGGTCCTGCCATCATCGGTGCCGGCACGGTGGTCAACGACGCCTACATCGGTCCGTTCACGTCCGTCTCCGAGGACTGCCGGATCGAGGACAGCGAAATCGAGTACTCCATCGTGCTGCGCGGCTCGTCCGTGACCGGCGTGCGCCGCGTGGAGGCCTCGCTCATCGGACGTGACGTCGAGGTCACGCCCGCGCCCCGCAACCCCAAGGCACACCGGCTCGTGCTCGGTGATCACAGCAAGGTGCAGATCTCTTCATGA
- the rfbB gene encoding dTDP-glucose 4,6-dehydratase, translating into MTTRILVTGGAGFIGSHYVRTVLGPEGPGDVSVTVLDKLTYAGNPANLDEVREHPGFAFVQGDICDPELVGKLMAEHDQVVHFAAESHVDRSIDGGAEFVRTNVVGTHTLIDAAHRAGIKTFVHISTDEVYGSIDEGSWPETHPLEPNSPYSSAKASSDLIALSYHRTHGLDVRVTRCSNNYGHHHFPEKVIPLFVTNLLDGKKVPLYGDGGNVRDWLHIDDHVQGIELVRTKGRAGEVYNIGGGTELSNKELTGLLLKACGADWDTSVEYVEDRKGHDRRYSVDCTKIREELGYEPRKSFEQGLAETVQWYRDNRAWWEPLKERAAL; encoded by the coding sequence ATGACCACTCGGATTCTGGTGACCGGCGGTGCCGGCTTCATCGGCTCGCACTACGTCCGTACCGTGCTCGGCCCCGAGGGCCCCGGTGACGTCTCGGTCACCGTCCTCGACAAGCTGACCTACGCGGGCAACCCGGCCAACCTCGACGAGGTGCGCGAGCACCCGGGCTTCGCCTTCGTGCAGGGCGACATCTGCGACCCCGAGCTGGTCGGCAAGCTGATGGCCGAGCACGACCAGGTGGTGCACTTCGCCGCCGAGTCGCACGTGGACCGCTCCATCGACGGCGGCGCCGAGTTCGTGCGCACCAACGTGGTCGGCACCCACACCCTCATCGACGCGGCCCACCGCGCGGGCATCAAGACCTTCGTACACATCTCCACCGACGAGGTCTACGGCTCGATCGACGAGGGCTCCTGGCCCGAGACGCACCCGCTGGAGCCCAACTCGCCGTACTCCTCGGCGAAGGCGTCCAGCGACCTGATCGCGCTGTCGTACCACCGCACCCACGGCCTGGACGTGCGCGTGACCCGCTGCTCCAACAACTACGGGCACCACCACTTCCCCGAGAAGGTCATCCCGCTCTTCGTGACCAACCTCCTCGACGGCAAGAAGGTCCCGCTGTACGGCGACGGCGGCAACGTCCGCGACTGGCTGCACATCGACGACCACGTCCAGGGCATCGAGCTCGTGCGCACCAAGGGCCGCGCCGGTGAGGTCTACAACATCGGCGGCGGCACCGAGCTCTCCAACAAGGAGCTCACCGGGCTGCTGCTGAAGGCGTGCGGCGCCGACTGGGACACCAGCGTCGAGTACGTCGAGGACCGCAAGGGCCACGACCGCCGCTACTCCGTCGACTGCACGAAGATCCGCGAGGAGCTCGGCTACGAGCCCCGCAAGAGCTTCGAGCAGGGTCTCGCCGAGACCGTGCAGTGGTACCGCGACAACCGCGCCTGGTGGGAGCCGCTGAAGGAGCGGGCCGCGCTGTGA
- the rfbC gene encoding dTDP-4-dehydrorhamnose 3,5-epimerase gives MRPLSISGAWVFEPKVFPDGRGSFHEWFKAPVFAEAAGHPLSLAQANMSVSSRGTLRGIHFADVPPGQAKYVKCVRGAVLDVIVDIRVGSPTYGQWEIVRLDDQDHHAVYLSEGLGHGFMALTDDATVVYLCSEGYAPQREHGVHPLDPEIGIEWPEGITPLLSPKDEQAPTLAEAREQGLLPSYEECVAYRESLGS, from the coding sequence ATGCGACCCCTTTCGATCTCCGGTGCCTGGGTGTTCGAGCCGAAGGTCTTCCCCGACGGCCGGGGCAGCTTTCACGAGTGGTTCAAGGCCCCTGTCTTCGCGGAGGCCGCGGGCCACCCGCTGAGCCTGGCCCAGGCCAACATGTCGGTCTCCAGCCGGGGCACCCTGCGCGGCATCCACTTCGCCGACGTGCCGCCCGGGCAGGCCAAGTACGTCAAGTGCGTGCGCGGCGCGGTCCTCGACGTGATCGTGGACATCCGGGTGGGCTCGCCCACCTACGGCCAGTGGGAGATCGTCCGCCTGGACGACCAGGACCACCACGCCGTCTACCTCTCCGAGGGGCTCGGCCACGGGTTCATGGCGCTCACCGACGACGCCACCGTGGTCTACCTGTGCTCCGAGGGGTACGCGCCGCAGCGCGAGCACGGCGTCCACCCGCTCGACCCGGAGATCGGCATCGAGTGGCCCGAGGGGATCACCCCGCTGCTCTCCCCCAAGGACGAGCAGGCGCCGACCCTGGCCGAGGCGCGTGAGCAGGGGCTGCTGCCCTCCTACGAGGAGTGCGTGGCGTACCGGGAGAGCCTCGGCTCCTGA
- the rpmA gene encoding 50S ribosomal protein L27 — translation MAHKKGASSTRNGRDSNAQRLGVKRFGGQVVNAGEILVRQRGTHFHPGAGVGRGGDDTLFALNAGAVQFGTHRGRKVVNVVPVA, via the coding sequence ATGGCACACAAGAAGGGCGCATCGTCCACCCGTAACGGTCGTGACTCCAACGCTCAGCGCCTCGGCGTGAAGCGCTTCGGCGGTCAGGTCGTCAACGCGGGCGAGATCCTGGTCCGCCAGCGCGGCACCCACTTCCACCCGGGTGCGGGCGTCGGCCGCGGCGGCGACGACACGCTGTTCGCGCTGAACGCCGGTGCGGTGCAGTTCGGCACCCACCGTGGCCGCAAGGTCGTGAACGTCGTTCCGGTCGCCTGA
- the rfbD gene encoding dTDP-4-dehydrorhamnose reductase: MTDNRTWLVTGAGGMLGQDVLARLAQSGERYVALDRKALDLTDADAVSAALEEHRPAVVVNCAAWTAVDDAETREDEALAINGDGPRNLAEACARTGAVLLHVSTDYVFAGDATTPYPEDAPTAPRSAYGRTKLAGEKAVLANERGYVVRTAWLYGTGGPNFVKTMIKLEGVKDTLDVVDDQRGQPTWSADLAGLLVELGRGALAGTAPAGVYHGTNSGETTWHGFTQEIFRLLGTDPDRVRPTTSEAFVRPAPRPAYSVLGHGRFAEAGIEPLRDWRTALTEAFPEIHRVHLKENTA; encoded by the coding sequence GTGACCGACAACCGCACCTGGCTGGTCACGGGCGCGGGCGGCATGCTGGGCCAGGACGTCCTGGCCCGGCTGGCCCAGTCGGGGGAGCGGTACGTCGCCCTCGACCGCAAGGCGCTGGACCTCACCGACGCCGACGCCGTGAGCGCGGCGCTCGAAGAGCACCGGCCCGCCGTCGTCGTCAACTGCGCGGCCTGGACCGCCGTGGACGACGCCGAGACCCGTGAGGACGAGGCGCTCGCCATCAACGGCGACGGGCCGCGCAACCTCGCCGAGGCCTGCGCCCGCACCGGCGCCGTCCTGCTGCACGTCTCCACGGACTACGTCTTCGCCGGGGACGCCACCACGCCGTACCCCGAGGACGCGCCCACCGCGCCCCGCAGCGCCTACGGCCGCACCAAGCTGGCCGGGGAGAAGGCGGTCCTCGCGAACGAGCGCGGTTACGTCGTGCGCACCGCCTGGCTCTACGGCACCGGCGGCCCCAACTTCGTCAAGACGATGATCAAGCTGGAGGGCGTCAAGGACACCCTCGACGTCGTCGACGACCAGCGTGGCCAGCCCACCTGGAGCGCCGACCTCGCGGGCCTGCTGGTCGAGCTGGGGCGCGGCGCCCTGGCCGGCACCGCACCGGCCGGCGTCTACCACGGCACCAACTCCGGCGAGACCACCTGGCACGGCTTCACCCAGGAGATCTTCCGGCTGCTGGGCACCGACCCGGACCGGGTCCGTCCCACCACCAGCGAGGCCTTCGTGCGCCCCGCGCCCCGCCCCGCCTACAGCGTCCTCGGCCACGGCCGGTTCGCCGAGGCCGGCATCGAGCCGCTGCGCGACTGGCGTACGGCCCTCACCGAGGCCTTCCCGGAGATCCACCGGGTCCATCTGAAGGAGAACACGGCGTGA
- a CDS encoding FG-GAP and VCBS repeat-containing protein: MRGKRRGWRTGLAVVLALGGAVALPAAAGAAPHQTRDDFNGDGYADLAVAAPDGTVAGKAKAGFVGVLYGSSGGLKTSAKQVFSQNSAGVPGGSEAGDRFGSALTSADLDRDGYADLVVGVGGEDGGSGRVQVLWGGARGLSGGATLASGAAGQRLGAEGHLAAGDVDGDGATDLLTAVDRYGLVATGGPFTRSGAATGERQVVKDRYDSRVLDLDVGDLNGDGITDVVAAQTGTDTFDSRRIAYWWGTKDGLTPWTLVWDIDGAALQGGENLAVGDVNRDGYADIVVGRAVDGYESDHDAYRAKGGRVAWIPGTSGAPDGVSVQAVNQDSPGVPGTAEKGDGFGTDVQLADVEGDGYLDVVTGVPGEDLGPATAPNSIKDAGAVVVLSGRADGLTGAGSHQVVTQNSTGVPGAAEKGDAFGRAVHAGDVNGDGLADVAVGAPGENASAGSVWSFRSRAEYVVSPGGVPVPATVVAPNGTFTFGHALLGTTAAKARLGSGFAN, encoded by the coding sequence ATGCGCGGAAAACGAAGAGGGTGGCGCACGGGGCTCGCCGTCGTCCTGGCGCTCGGCGGTGCCGTGGCCCTGCCCGCCGCCGCGGGGGCGGCTCCGCACCAGACCCGGGACGACTTCAACGGTGACGGCTACGCGGACCTCGCGGTGGCCGCGCCCGACGGGACCGTCGCGGGGAAGGCGAAGGCCGGGTTCGTCGGGGTTCTGTACGGCTCCTCCGGCGGGCTGAAGACCTCGGCGAAGCAGGTGTTCAGCCAGAACAGCGCGGGCGTGCCCGGCGGTTCCGAGGCCGGCGACCGGTTCGGCAGCGCGCTCACCAGCGCCGACCTGGACCGGGACGGGTACGCCGACCTGGTCGTGGGGGTGGGCGGCGAGGACGGCGGCTCCGGCCGGGTGCAGGTCCTGTGGGGCGGCGCCCGCGGTCTGTCGGGCGGTGCCACCCTCGCCTCCGGTGCGGCCGGCCAGCGGCTGGGCGCCGAGGGACACCTCGCTGCGGGGGACGTAGACGGGGACGGGGCGACCGACCTGCTGACCGCGGTGGACCGGTACGGCCTGGTGGCGACCGGCGGCCCCTTCACCCGCTCCGGCGCGGCCACGGGGGAACGCCAGGTGGTGAAGGACAGATACGACAGCCGCGTCCTCGACCTCGACGTCGGCGACCTCAACGGCGACGGGATCACCGACGTCGTGGCCGCCCAGACCGGCACCGACACCTTCGACTCCCGGCGGATCGCGTACTGGTGGGGCACCAAGGACGGCCTCACGCCCTGGACCCTGGTCTGGGACATCGACGGCGCCGCGCTCCAGGGCGGCGAGAACCTCGCGGTCGGGGACGTGAACCGGGACGGCTACGCCGACATCGTGGTGGGCCGGGCCGTCGACGGATACGAGAGCGACCATGACGCCTACCGTGCCAAGGGCGGGCGTGTCGCCTGGATACCCGGCACCTCGGGCGCTCCTGACGGTGTGTCGGTGCAGGCCGTCAACCAGGACAGTCCCGGGGTGCCCGGCACCGCCGAGAAGGGCGACGGCTTCGGGACCGACGTGCAGCTCGCGGACGTCGAGGGGGACGGGTACCTGGACGTGGTCACCGGCGTGCCCGGCGAGGACCTGGGCCCCGCCACCGCCCCGAACTCGATCAAGGACGCCGGTGCCGTGGTCGTGCTCAGCGGCCGGGCCGACGGGCTGACCGGGGCCGGCTCCCACCAGGTGGTCACGCAGAACTCCACGGGAGTGCCGGGGGCCGCCGAGAAGGGTGACGCCTTCGGCCGAGCCGTCCACGCGGGGGACGTGAACGGCGACGGACTGGCCGACGTCGCGGTCGGCGCACCCGGTGAGAACGCGAGCGCCGGGTCCGTGTGGTCCTTCCGGTCGCGGGCGGAGTACGTCGTCTCGCCCGGTGGCGTGCCGGTTCCGGCCACCGTCGTTGCTCCGAACGGGACGTTCACCTTCGGCCACGCCCTGCTCGGCACCACCGCGGCGAAGGCCCGTCTGGGCTCGGGCTTCGCCAACTAG
- the rplU gene encoding 50S ribosomal protein L21, producing MYAIVRSGGRQHKVAVGDIVEVDKISTAKVGDTVELSTLLVVDGDAVTSDPWVLAGIKVQAEVVDHHKGVKIDILRYKNKTGYRRRQGHRQQYTAIKVTEIPAAAK from the coding sequence GTGTACGCCATCGTGCGCAGCGGTGGTCGCCAGCACAAGGTTGCTGTCGGCGACATCGTTGAGGTTGACAAGATTTCCACTGCCAAGGTTGGCGACACGGTCGAGCTCTCGACCCTGCTCGTTGTCGACGGCGACGCTGTGACCAGCGACCCGTGGGTCCTGGCCGGCATCAAGGTCCAGGCCGAGGTCGTGGACCACCACAAGGGCGTCAAGATCGACATCCTTCGCTACAAGAACAAGACCGGCTACCGCCGTCGTCAGGGCCACCGCCAGCAGTACACGGCGATCAAGGTCACTGAGATCCCCGCGGCTGCGAAGTAA